AAAGTAGCGGTGCTGGCGAATTCCCTTCAAAGTCCGGCTGTTTTCGCATTTCTGGACACTCTTAGAGGTGTGGATCAATGCACTTTAAAAGCGGTAGTTTAAAGAATGCGATCGCTAGTTTGATGTATTTCGTTTCTGTATCATCCACGCCATCAAGCAGGTTAGAAAATGGCGTTTTAACTGTTTACAGAATGGCATTATGCGAGGATTTCCCCCAATACAAGCTGCGACGGGGATATCTGGCTCTTGTCTTGTTACTCTGTAAAAAGCGATCGCTCCCTCCAGTTGGCTTTAACAGCTAAATTATGATTAATAATTGTTTTGTCTTATACAGGTTAGCGCTCTTCCTAAAGAGCCATATTTACTGAAAAATTTATAAATATAATGAAAATTACGTTTACCCATGACTCTTATCAGCTAAGTATTAGACATAAATAAACTCTAAAATTATGGATTTGAGAAATTCTGTAATTTAGGCTGAGTTTATTTACGCTCACCTATTTAAAGGTACAGAACAAGGAGTAAATATGAATGGCGACTTTATAACTAAATATAGAGAACTAAGAATCACGTATGAAACGTTGATGATTAAACATGAAATAATGAAAACCACGTATGAGCAGGTAATAACGACATCCAAATACTTAAGGAATATCAATAGTGAGTTGAGAATTACAAGTCACCATATAAAAGGTTGCATAGAGTTAACAAAAACTAAAAAAGACGCAGGTATAACCCTTTAGGGTTATACCTGCGTCTTGCTTAACAGCCTTCCTACTGCAAGCTGAACAGCAAACCCACGCCACCTAATGCAATTAAAACGCCTAAAATAGCTCTAGAACTGACCGTTTCACCCATCAAAATTACCAGGGGTAAAACAAACAAAGGGCTTGTGGAAGTGAGAGTTTGAGCAATGCCCACGGGTGCGAATTTCAGAGAAGTTTGTTGTAACCAGATGCCGAGGTAGGTGCTGAAAAAGGAAGTCAAAGCGATCGCTCCCAACACTCGCCAAGATTGTAAAATCTTCAACGTCGAGACACTTTCGGCAGTCTTCTGCTGCTTACCTTTGAGCAACAACCACAGCACTAATACCAGCACCCCAGCTCCCAACCGCACCAGGGTACTCCACAAAGGGCTGATACTCGACTGCGCCAGCGCTGCACGGGAGAGGACTGCGCCATTTGCCTGTGAGACTGCTGCAAGCATTCCCCAACTGATCCCGCGCACAGTCAGATGCGTGGTGTTGGGGGTGGAATTGGGCAAGCGTTCCGTCACCACCCAAGCCACGCCTAAAATTGTCAATAAAATACCGCACCAGGAAGCGCTGCTGAGCTTTTCTTGTAAAAAAATCAGGGCAAGCAGTGCTGCTAAGGGCGGTGCTAAAGTTTCTAATATTAAGGTGCGTCTAGGCCCCAGATAGTTAATGGCGGAAAAATAAGCTGTATCTCCTACGCCAATTCCCAGTCCGCCGCTGAGTAGCAGCAATGTCAAAGCAGTTGGGTTGATTTCAGGTAGCAGCTGACCGGAATAAAGTAGGGTGAGAATCAAAAGAGCGATCGCTACTATCCCCTTGAGGAAATTTAGTTCCAGTGGGGGAATTTGCCGCCCCAAGCGACCATAAACTACGGATGCGATCGCCCACAAAAATGCGGCACCCAGCGCCGCCAGTTCTCCTTTAAAATTTGTAATCTCAATTAAAATATTTGCTAAAAATATCATTACAATCTCTGGCTTTGGTTAAATTGGATGTATATTTTACCTAAAGGTAGAGAACCTACTACCAGTATCGCATTCCTTTTGGCTGATAGTTTTCTTAATTCCACATCAATAAAATTTACTTTAGTGGGATGCCAAGGATGTAACCAATGTGACCATACTATCTTCTAAGAATTGGTATGACTCACAAAGAGAGAACAAATTCAGGTGACGGCTATGAAATATACCTTTGAAATTTTAGGTGTTTCTCCCGTTTTATACTTCTTCAACC
This genomic window from Funiculus sociatus GB2-C1 contains:
- a CDS encoding DMT family transporter — encoded protein: MIFLANILIEITNFKGELAALGAAFLWAIASVVYGRLGRQIPPLELNFLKGIVAIALLILTLLYSGQLLPEINPTALTLLLLSGGLGIGVGDTAYFSAINYLGPRRTLILETLAPPLAALLALIFLQEKLSSASWCGILLTILGVAWVVTERLPNSTPNTTHLTVRGISWGMLAAVSQANGAVLSRAALAQSSISPLWSTLVRLGAGVLVLVLWLLLKGKQQKTAESVSTLKILQSWRVLGAIALTSFFSTYLGIWLQQTSLKFAPVGIAQTLTSTSPLFVLPLVILMGETVSSRAILGVLIALGGVGLLFSLQ